A section of the Leptospira kobayashii genome encodes:
- a CDS encoding DUF4401 domain-containing protein, protein MNSSIPWYIRILTFFGAFIAGGLFLLFLAALDLLNSSTSSILIGLVFLFGTTAASRLAQNEESSVFLEPILVSFVNIGQGLFVFGISESVREDFTSIFFLVFIIQVVLFSVFQSGVQKFLSVPIGFASLTGVLYQLKLNLYFPILLYTAAILLYFVLDKYSRNKRKGEPVSLHLSVGKDALVITFIANLISPYIEGFLGYEFRVPIVSSLLIHSIFIVLLWKELYVRLGLRKEFIIGFYLFFFLILYPTIHSPGIIGGIFILFLGFAYSVKSIQIWGILSLIGFIIYYYYNLQVTLLAKSYQLLGTGALFLFAYYIWQFRLPKQELKK, encoded by the coding sequence ATGAATTCATCCATACCTTGGTACATTCGTATCCTCACTTTCTTCGGGGCATTCATTGCAGGAGGATTGTTTTTACTCTTTCTTGCCGCATTGGATTTATTAAACTCTTCCACTTCTTCGATTCTAATCGGACTTGTTTTTCTCTTCGGAACCACAGCCGCATCACGCTTAGCTCAAAATGAAGAGTCGTCCGTCTTTTTGGAACCGATTCTAGTCAGTTTTGTAAATATAGGACAAGGATTGTTTGTATTCGGAATCTCCGAATCAGTCAGAGAAGATTTTACTTCGATCTTCTTCCTTGTATTTATCATCCAGGTAGTTTTGTTCAGCGTATTCCAATCGGGTGTTCAGAAATTTTTATCGGTTCCCATCGGATTTGCCAGTTTGACAGGAGTTCTCTATCAACTGAAACTGAATTTGTATTTTCCGATCTTACTCTATACCGCTGCCATACTCCTCTATTTTGTTTTGGATAAATACTCCCGAAACAAAAGAAAAGGAGAACCTGTTTCCCTTCATCTTTCCGTCGGCAAGGATGCCCTAGTGATCACTTTCATCGCCAACCTGATCTCTCCTTATATCGAAGGATTTTTAGGTTATGAGTTCAGGGTTCCTATCGTTTCCTCTTTACTCATTCATTCCATATTCATTGTTCTATTATGGAAAGAGTTATATGTCCGATTGGGACTGCGAAAAGAGTTCATCATCGGATTTTACCTGTTTTTCTTTTTGATTCTATATCCGACGATTCATAGCCCAGGTATCATCGGAGGGATTTTCATTCTGTTTTTGGGATTTGCCTATTCGGTAAAATCCATCCAAATTTGGGGAATTCTCTCGCTCATCGGATTTATAATATACTACTATTATAATTTACAAGTGACTCTTCTGGCCAAGTCCTATCAGTTGCTGGGGACAGGAGCCTTGTTTTTATTCGCCTATTATATTTGGCAATTCCGTCTGCCGAAACAGGAACTTAAGAAATGA
- a CDS encoding GDYXXLXY domain-containing protein, whose amino-acid sequence MKNIRPILILVNTLLVIGFVLFSVIKKEGIRNHGKLVLIPLAPQDPRSLFQGDYMILRYDWSQISTENIPSRGCIVFNLSPENVLSLVRFSEIGSEKKPGEHCLKYFKHDYDVRIGAESFFFEEGKGEVFEEAKFAGVRVDDDGDKLLVGLYDQNKKELK is encoded by the coding sequence ATGAAAAATATCAGACCTATCCTCATCCTGGTAAATACCCTACTCGTCATCGGCTTCGTCTTATTTTCGGTAATCAAAAAGGAAGGGATCCGAAATCATGGAAAATTGGTTTTGATTCCCCTCGCACCGCAAGACCCCCGTTCCCTCTTCCAGGGCGATTATATGATTTTACGTTACGATTGGAGCCAGATTTCCACGGAGAACATCCCGAGCAGAGGATGTATCGTTTTCAATCTTTCCCCCGAAAACGTCTTAAGCTTAGTAAGATTTTCCGAAATAGGCTCGGAAAAAAAGCCGGGTGAACATTGTCTCAAATATTTCAAACATGATTATGATGTTCGGATCGGTGCCGAATCTTTTTTCTTTGAAGAAGGAAAAGGAGAAGTTTTCGAAGAAGCGAAATTTGCAGGAGTTCGTGTTGATGACGACGGAGACAAATTGTTAGTCGGCTTGTACGACCAAAACAAAAAAGAACTTAAATAA
- a CDS encoding GMC oxidoreductase, with protein MTKQMYEAIVIGSGFGGGISACRLSKKWPNGQVLVLERGKRYPMYSFARTPHEMSKNFWNIPTETKGGNPEDEETHGLFDIRHFEKMDAVISAGFGGGSLIYANVFLEPPDWVLADARWPESCKKDKLTPYYKIAKEVLGARPVPTNNDPRRRIIRTERFKQVAESLGRESKLLDINVFFGNDFQNPTPIGVQEKNRYGALQTSCTYCGECDVGCNSHSKNTVDLNYLHVAEHVHKAEIKTEHLVQKIVPLDLQGNEDPNSQGENGYRIYFLDLTLKGNRLSYADTKRVIVSAGTLGTTELLLRCKEEWKTLPKISSKLGEHFSGNGDFLSFVLKGKEESNPNYGPVITQGTDFNLFKDPDPKRAFILEDASYPSFGSWAVNFIPTPSIWKSLKSLLKDIWYKLTKVGSLYGRSGYLFQDLLANDISQNSSVLLFMGVDNSHGKMFLQEGQLNIRWTQKESMPLYQKILETSKEFYKITKAKLWFPLFTWNFFSKSNITVHSLGGCVLSDHPEAGVTSSDPKTFGQVYGYQNLFVADGSLLPTAVGANPIATISALSERVAEGITGIEPDSGLV; from the coding sequence ATGACGAAACAAATGTATGAAGCTATAGTAATTGGAAGTGGTTTTGGGGGAGGAATTTCCGCCTGTAGACTGAGTAAAAAATGGCCGAACGGCCAGGTTTTGGTTTTGGAAAGAGGAAAACGTTACCCGATGTATTCCTTCGCACGCACTCCTCATGAAATGTCCAAAAACTTCTGGAATATTCCCACAGAAACCAAAGGGGGAAATCCCGAAGATGAAGAAACCCACGGATTATTCGACATCCGTCATTTTGAAAAAATGGACGCAGTCATCTCTGCCGGATTCGGCGGAGGTTCTTTGATTTATGCCAATGTGTTTTTGGAACCGCCCGATTGGGTCCTCGCAGATGCACGTTGGCCGGAGTCCTGCAAAAAAGACAAACTCACTCCTTATTACAAGATCGCCAAAGAAGTATTAGGTGCAAGACCCGTTCCTACGAACAATGATCCCAGAAGAAGGATCATTCGAACGGAAAGATTCAAACAAGTAGCGGAATCTCTCGGTCGAGAGTCCAAACTTTTGGATATCAACGTATTTTTCGGCAATGATTTTCAAAATCCCACTCCGATCGGAGTGCAGGAAAAAAACAGATACGGCGCACTTCAAACTTCCTGCACCTACTGCGGGGAATGCGATGTGGGGTGTAATTCCCATTCCAAAAATACGGTAGATCTGAACTATTTGCATGTTGCAGAACATGTTCACAAGGCCGAAATCAAAACGGAACATCTTGTCCAAAAGATCGTTCCTTTGGACTTGCAAGGAAACGAAGATCCGAACTCCCAAGGGGAAAACGGATATCGGATTTATTTTTTAGATCTGACTCTGAAAGGAAACAGATTGAGTTATGCCGATACCAAAAGAGTGATCGTTTCCGCGGGAACTCTGGGAACCACAGAACTCTTGTTAAGGTGTAAAGAGGAATGGAAAACCCTTCCCAAAATTTCTTCCAAACTCGGAGAACATTTTTCGGGAAACGGAGACTTTCTGTCCTTCGTTCTGAAAGGAAAAGAAGAGTCCAATCCCAATTACGGGCCGGTGATCACCCAAGGCACCGACTTCAATCTCTTCAAAGACCCCGATCCCAAACGGGCTTTTATTTTGGAGGACGCAAGTTATCCTAGTTTCGGCTCTTGGGCGGTGAACTTCATCCCTACCCCGTCCATTTGGAAGTCGCTCAAATCACTTCTGAAAGATATCTGGTACAAACTCACAAAGGTAGGCAGCTTGTACGGAAGATCGGGTTATCTATTCCAAGACTTACTTGCAAACGATATTTCACAAAATTCCAGCGTTCTGCTTTTCATGGGAGTGGACAATTCCCACGGAAAGATGTTTTTGCAAGAGGGCCAGCTCAACATCCGATGGACTCAGAAAGAAAGTATGCCTTTGTACCAAAAGATATTAGAAACTTCTAAAGAGTTTTATAAAATTACAAAAGCAAAATTATGGTTCCCTCTATTTACCTGGAACTTTTTCTCCAAAAGTAATATTACAGTACATTCCCTGGGAGGTTGCGTACTTTCCGATCATCCAGAAGCGGGAGTAACAAGCTCAGATCCGAAAACATTCGGGCAAGTGTACGGATATCAAAATTTATTTGTTGCGGATGGAAGCCTTCTTCCGACTGCCGTTGGAGCAAATCCGATTGCCACTATCAGTGCACTTAGTGAACGAGTGGCCGAAGGGATCACTGGGATTGAACCTGATTCTGGATTGGTTTAG
- a CDS encoding SRPBCC domain-containing protein, whose amino-acid sequence MISINELYTSIEINVPVEKVWEEFTKFSEFPEWNPFLPKVTVDLTTGKVWEKVFLGNLFGKRIYTWLPMQILNFKQQREISWCGRVPWILAIFSYGYHIFEFEKVSENVTRFSHRGIFSGIFMTISLSFSKIKNNVKIVQEEMNTNLKERCERRS is encoded by the coding sequence ATGATTTCCATTAACGAATTATATACATCAATAGAGATAAATGTACCGGTCGAAAAAGTATGGGAGGAATTTACAAAATTTTCCGAATTCCCCGAATGGAATCCTTTTTTACCGAAGGTCACTGTAGACTTAACCACTGGTAAAGTTTGGGAGAAAGTCTTTCTGGGAAATCTCTTTGGAAAAAGAATCTATACCTGGTTGCCGATGCAGATCCTAAACTTCAAACAACAAAGAGAGATTAGTTGGTGCGGAAGGGTTCCTTGGATTCTCGCCATCTTTTCCTACGGTTATCATATATTCGAGTTCGAAAAAGTTTCGGAAAATGTTACCCGTTTTTCCCACAGAGGGATTTTTTCGGGAATATTCATGACCATTTCTTTATCTTTTTCGAAAATCAAAAACAATGTAAAGATCGTTCAGGAAGAAATGAATACAAATTTGAAAGAAAGATGCGAAAGACGTTCATGA
- a CDS encoding 7TM diverse intracellular signaling domain-containing protein: protein MKWLLNASFIFFTIHYGLSAETGHQTTVVLTENTEQITIGKYLEYFLDPTLSYTIGRVHSNETNNHFIPLNKDVPNFGPSRSEYWFRFKVKNETKSSVWILEFDHPGVIYSDLYQLKDQNTKDFKKISPGNLNPNGPKSTHRNQIYYLDLPPGKEQVFYLNTRTFGGLPVPIRIFTQERFLQYIYHEQIAFGMYFGVMFVMALYNLFVFFSLKDVAFLYYVMYTTSVVFLQIGILGYGKMFIWEKNGWIDLNFFPVFNISIIISLSLFTKKFLNTKEIIPLLDKIFNFLICLQPLNFLLILLLPYDKEITLNLCLTVPFAVLVFIAPLIAMKRGYTPARYFSISFAAILIAASCNALMYANILPSNFFTENGLYIGSTIEVILLSFALVDKINILKREKEIAQEQTVEMQTLLADSYKAMNASLEKTVEQRTRDLNETLKQIRADLSMAKKLQQKTLPKLNLEGKNLSILTHYLPMSEIGGDFYDIHELEPGYFRIFLVDATGHGVQAALSTMTIKAEYEGIKNIRTKPAHLMETLNNECFMKYKSMNLLFSAIIADIDLNNKSLSFASAGHPPQIFKKSSNTDVLNAAGSIIGLKKNANYQSVDLEIETGNRIFLFSDGIYEEFDEDKIEFGADRVFSLLSLDSEMGHVVDKLLFEIEQHVGPSGQQDDITLLSIEVL, encoded by the coding sequence ATGAAATGGCTACTCAACGCATCGTTCATTTTTTTCACAATTCATTACGGTCTTTCTGCAGAAACCGGTCACCAAACAACAGTCGTTCTTACTGAAAATACAGAACAGATTACGATCGGAAAGTATCTTGAATATTTTTTAGACCCTACTCTTAGTTATACGATCGGAAGAGTACATTCCAATGAAACAAATAATCATTTTATTCCTCTCAATAAGGATGTTCCCAATTTCGGACCTTCCCGTTCGGAATACTGGTTTCGTTTTAAAGTAAAAAACGAAACGAAATCCTCCGTATGGATTTTGGAATTCGATCACCCAGGGGTCATATATTCCGATCTCTATCAGCTCAAAGATCAGAATACAAAAGATTTTAAAAAAATAAGTCCGGGCAACTTAAACCCGAACGGACCGAAATCAACACATAGAAATCAAATATATTATTTGGACTTACCTCCCGGAAAGGAACAGGTATTCTATTTGAATACCAGAACTTTCGGGGGCTTGCCAGTACCCATCCGCATATTCACTCAAGAAAGATTCCTCCAATACATCTACCACGAACAGATCGCATTCGGAATGTATTTTGGGGTGATGTTTGTGATGGCATTGTACAATTTGTTCGTTTTCTTTTCTTTGAAAGACGTCGCCTTTTTGTATTATGTAATGTATACCACATCGGTAGTTTTTCTTCAGATTGGAATTCTCGGGTATGGGAAAATGTTTATATGGGAAAAGAACGGATGGATTGATTTGAATTTTTTCCCCGTTTTCAATATCTCAATCATCATTTCCCTTTCTTTGTTTACCAAAAAGTTTTTAAATACCAAAGAAATCATTCCTCTATTGGATAAAATTTTCAATTTCCTCATCTGTTTGCAGCCTTTGAACTTTTTATTGATTCTACTACTTCCTTATGATAAGGAAATCACTTTGAATCTTTGTTTGACGGTGCCTTTTGCGGTACTCGTTTTTATCGCTCCTTTGATTGCGATGAAAAGAGGATACACTCCGGCACGTTATTTTTCCATCTCTTTCGCAGCGATCCTAATCGCAGCAAGTTGTAACGCCTTGATGTATGCCAATATATTACCGTCCAATTTTTTCACTGAGAACGGATTGTATATAGGTTCTACCATCGAAGTGATACTTTTATCTTTTGCTTTGGTGGACAAAATCAATATCCTCAAACGGGAAAAAGAAATTGCTCAGGAACAAACCGTAGAAATGCAAACTTTGCTCGCTGACTCCTATAAAGCAATGAATGCATCTTTGGAAAAAACCGTTGAACAAAGAACTAGGGATTTAAATGAAACTTTGAAACAAATCAGAGCGGATCTTTCCATGGCAAAAAAACTTCAACAGAAGACTTTGCCTAAATTAAATCTGGAAGGTAAAAACTTATCCATACTCACTCATTATCTGCCAATGTCGGAGATAGGCGGAGACTTTTACGACATCCATGAACTGGAACCTGGATACTTCAGAATCTTTTTAGTAGATGCGACAGGTCATGGAGTACAGGCTGCTTTATCTACAATGACGATCAAAGCGGAATACGAAGGAATTAAAAACATCCGCACAAAACCTGCACACCTGATGGAAACTCTAAATAACGAGTGTTTCATGAAATATAAAAGCATGAATTTATTATTTTCCGCAATCATCGCGGATATCGACTTGAACAATAAAAGCCTTTCCTTTGCTTCCGCAGGCCATCCTCCTCAGATTTTCAAAAAATCGTCTAACACTGATGTATTGAATGCGGCCGGTTCCATCATAGGGTTGAAGAAAAACGCAAACTATCAATCCGTTGATTTGGAAATCGAAACAGGAAACAGAATTTTTCTTTTTTCCGACGGAATCTACGAAGAATTCGACGAGGATAAAATCGAATTCGGAGCGGATCGTGTCTTTTCACTACTGAGCCTTGATTCGGAAATGGGACATGTAGTAGACAAACTATTGTTCGAAATAGAACAGCATGTCGGACCCTCGGGACAACAAGATGATATTACTCTACTCTCGATAGAAGTATTATAA
- a CDS encoding alpha/beta fold hydrolase, which yields MSTSVKTQPTSVEFTEEMKGFLSFSDSNIDYKEAYEAGKKAKNAFMFQLTVIIPDVDFFINDPKETGNLKGYIDCKKLGGKITIDSGVFNCFVDTGEAIENQKRMFYRLFLKDKTGKAFTMSGHKIVKNEGTGPLEIWKDTTTLYTKLYEGIVEEGKEASAKLVATGILEIYVKDFIKQMTTFRSNGKTLWERQDAILKFGKLFLGNLWDVYAPHIKKAEPEIWNQRNIPLFTLAGVNPCSITTHPISTKDKLNISLTRFLKQDSDDVILLSHGLTTSTDMYIMPEHYNLVNYLHDHGFGDVWSLDWRGSLRHNYNLFPHRFNLDDVALYDLPLAIEKIRKEIGPKKRIHAIVHCIGSVTFFMSLYGKQISGISSIISNSVSLTPRVAAWSKIKLALAPFLIEYVLRFPNINPRFAYNPGPALGKGLAKVVNLFHRECNNPACHMLSMMWGTGFPACYEHSQLSSVTHDRVGDLFGATSMNYHRHIRKMVNRGVAVKYQTRNEHYAELPNNYLDDASDINVPTLFMTGDQNRVFNDANVVTYETLNKIKPENKNELFIAKGYGHQDTLMGKNSAKDIFPRFVEFLNKHKN from the coding sequence ATGAGCACATCCGTAAAGACCCAACCGACAAGCGTAGAATTTACAGAAGAAATGAAAGGGTTCTTATCCTTTTCCGATTCCAATATCGATTATAAAGAAGCGTATGAAGCCGGCAAAAAAGCAAAAAACGCCTTCATGTTTCAATTAACAGTTATTATCCCCGATGTGGATTTTTTTATCAATGACCCGAAAGAAACAGGTAATCTGAAAGGGTATATCGACTGCAAAAAACTCGGGGGCAAAATCACAATCGATAGCGGAGTATTCAACTGCTTTGTGGATACCGGTGAAGCCATTGAAAACCAAAAGAGAATGTTCTATCGGTTGTTTTTAAAAGACAAAACTGGCAAAGCCTTCACAATGTCCGGCCATAAGATCGTAAAAAACGAAGGAACAGGACCACTTGAAATCTGGAAAGATACCACCACCCTTTATACAAAACTCTACGAAGGTATTGTCGAGGAAGGAAAAGAAGCTTCTGCAAAATTAGTTGCTACCGGAATCTTGGAAATCTATGTAAAAGACTTCATCAAACAGATGACTACTTTCCGATCCAACGGCAAAACCTTATGGGAAAGACAAGATGCCATTTTAAAATTCGGAAAATTATTTCTGGGAAATTTATGGGATGTATATGCCCCCCACATCAAAAAAGCGGAACCCGAAATCTGGAACCAAAGAAACATTCCTTTATTTACTCTTGCAGGGGTAAATCCTTGCTCCATCACAACCCATCCCATCTCCACCAAAGACAAGTTAAATATCAGTCTTACAAGATTTTTGAAACAGGATTCCGATGATGTGATCCTTTTGTCTCACGGATTAACCACTTCTACGGATATGTACATCATGCCGGAACATTATAATCTTGTAAATTACCTGCACGATCACGGATTCGGAGACGTGTGGTCTCTCGATTGGAGAGGAAGCCTAAGACATAACTACAATCTTTTTCCCCATAGATTCAATTTGGACGATGTAGCATTGTACGATTTGCCATTGGCGATTGAAAAAATAAGAAAGGAAATCGGTCCAAAAAAAAGAATCCATGCGATCGTTCATTGCATCGGTTCGGTTACATTCTTTATGAGTTTGTATGGAAAACAAATCTCAGGCATCAGTAGCATCATTTCCAATAGCGTATCATTGACCCCCAGAGTGGCGGCTTGGTCGAAAATCAAACTTGCACTTGCACCGTTTTTAATCGAATACGTATTGAGATTTCCGAATATAAATCCTCGTTTTGCTTATAACCCAGGACCCGCTCTTGGCAAAGGTCTTGCCAAAGTAGTCAATTTGTTTCATAGAGAATGCAATAACCCTGCATGTCATATGCTCAGCATGATGTGGGGGACGGGATTCCCTGCTTGTTACGAACATTCCCAATTGTCTTCCGTAACCCATGACAGGGTCGGCGATTTATTCGGGGCAACCTCAATGAACTACCATAGACATATTCGTAAGATGGTAAACAGAGGTGTCGCAGTCAAATACCAAACGAGAAACGAACATTATGCGGAACTACCGAATAATTATCTGGATGACGCTTCGGATATAAACGTGCCTACTTTATTTATGACGGGAGATCAAAACAGAGTGTTCAATGATGCGAACGTAGTAACTTACGAAACATTGAATAAGATCAAACCGGAAAATAAAAACGAACTGTTTATCGCAAAAGGTTACGGTCACCAGGACACTTTGATGGGGAAAAATTCCGCAAAAGACATTTTTCCGAGATTTGTTGAATTTTTAAACAAACATAAAAACTAA
- a CDS encoding class I SAM-dependent methyltransferase — protein sequence MKDQFSKQSDLYVKFRPSYPQEVFDFILSLVSARHLAWDVGTGNGQIAEVLSTYFDQVIATDISEKQISNAKKNEKIIYKLESAEKTDFPDNHFDLITVAQAIHWFDFSAFYSEVKRTGKRNGVLAVIGYGLLTTDSEIQKWILHFYSGVLGKYWDKERRYIDESYKTIPFPFEEIPAPAISNDFEWSVEQMIGYLKTWSAIQNYIKEKNQNPLESGLEDLKSIWGEGKKRKVRFPILLRIGKI from the coding sequence ATGAAAGACCAATTTTCCAAACAATCTGATTTGTATGTGAAATTCAGACCTAGTTACCCCCAAGAAGTTTTTGATTTTATATTGAGTTTGGTATCCGCAAGACACTTAGCTTGGGATGTTGGTACGGGGAACGGTCAAATTGCGGAAGTTTTATCGACTTACTTTGATCAGGTGATCGCAACGGATATCAGCGAAAAACAAATTTCAAATGCGAAAAAGAATGAAAAGATCATCTATAAATTGGAATCTGCGGAAAAAACGGATTTTCCTGACAATCATTTTGATTTGATTACAGTCGCCCAGGCGATTCACTGGTTTGATTTTTCCGCATTTTATTCCGAGGTAAAAAGAACCGGAAAACGAAATGGAGTTTTGGCAGTGATCGGTTACGGACTTCTCACGACGGATTCGGAAATCCAAAAATGGATTTTGCATTTTTACTCCGGTGTCCTGGGAAAATATTGGGATAAGGAAAGAAGGTATATCGACGAAAGCTACAAAACTATTCCTTTTCCTTTTGAAGAAATACCTGCCCCTGCGATATCCAACGATTTCGAATGGTCCGTAGAACAAATGATAGGCTATCTGAAAACCTGGTCCGCCATTCAAAACTATATAAAAGAAAAAAATCAAAATCCTTTGGAATCCGGTTTGGAGGATTTGAAATCCATATGGGGCGAAGGTAAAAAAAGAAAAGTTCGTTTTCCAATACTACTTCGAATCGGAAAAATTTAA
- a CDS encoding RecQ family ATP-dependent DNA helicase, producing the protein MLLSPYLKRFGIQNFRTSQEQIIEDVISGKNCMVLMPTGMGKSICYQVPALALDGLTIVISPLIALMQDQTLKLKQLGIDAGYINSSLSKTERIQSYSDLKNGKYKIIYVSPERFRKEDFIDALKDRKVSLLAIDEAHCISQWGHDFRPDYTKIAEFRSILKNPTTIALTATATKEIQKDMILQMGFSESEINIYDEGICRPNLYLNVETFVDEEDKFNAIVGLLKENKESVIVYFNLIKTMEKFSEKLDGKKIPHKVYHGKLQTDQRKRVQNQFIKSDDSIMLATNAFGMGVDKPNIRKIIHAELPSSLESYYQEIGRAGRDGNPSDCHVFYNQDDLTVLMDFIEWQNPDAQFIKRTYGTMQRLGEKLSAIDYEGLQSMVVHKNRGDHRLQTVLNLFERYGVTRGDLEKHSLELVGEIPESLSSKEELEKKRQTSLRRLYQMLMYLKTEKCRREFVYEYFGTSLPVCGNCDYCKGV; encoded by the coding sequence ATGCTACTTTCCCCATATTTAAAACGATTCGGAATTCAAAACTTTCGTACTTCCCAAGAACAGATCATAGAGGATGTGATTTCGGGGAAAAACTGTATGGTACTAATGCCTACAGGTATGGGAAAATCCATATGTTACCAAGTGCCTGCACTCGCTTTGGACGGATTAACAATCGTTATATCTCCTTTGATTGCTCTCATGCAGGACCAAACCTTGAAATTGAAACAATTGGGGATTGATGCGGGGTATATCAATTCTTCCTTGTCCAAAACAGAAAGAATTCAATCGTATTCGGATTTGAAAAATGGAAAATATAAAATCATCTATGTCTCTCCGGAAAGATTCCGAAAGGAAGATTTTATAGATGCATTGAAAGATAGAAAAGTATCCTTACTTGCAATCGATGAAGCACATTGCATCAGTCAATGGGGGCATGATTTTCGTCCGGATTATACCAAGATCGCGGAATTTCGTTCCATTCTGAAAAATCCGACTACCATTGCACTGACGGCTACAGCTACCAAAGAAATTCAAAAAGATATGATCTTGCAGATGGGTTTTTCCGAGTCGGAGATAAATATATACGATGAAGGGATTTGTCGACCCAATCTGTATTTGAACGTGGAAACTTTTGTGGATGAAGAGGATAAATTCAATGCTATCGTCGGTTTGCTTAAAGAAAATAAAGAAAGCGTCATCGTTTATTTTAATCTGATCAAAACTATGGAAAAGTTTTCGGAAAAACTGGATGGAAAAAAAATCCCTCATAAAGTTTATCATGGCAAACTACAAACGGACCAGAGGAAAAGAGTCCAAAATCAATTTATCAAATCGGATGATTCGATCATGCTCGCTACCAATGCGTTCGGAATGGGTGTGGACAAACCGAATATAAGAAAGATCATTCATGCGGAACTTCCTTCTTCTTTGGAGTCCTATTACCAGGAGATAGGTAGGGCGGGAAGAGATGGAAATCCATCGGATTGCCATGTATTTTACAACCAAGACGATTTAACTGTGCTTATGGATTTTATAGAATGGCAAAATCCCGATGCTCAATTCATAAAAAGAACCTATGGCACCATGCAAAGATTAGGTGAAAAACTATCCGCCATCGATTACGAGGGATTGCAATCCATGGTTGTTCATAAGAACAGAGGTGATCATAGGTTGCAAACTGTTTTGAATTTATTCGAACGTTACGGAGTGACTCGGGGAGATTTGGAAAAACATTCTTTGGAACTGGTTGGTGAAATTCCGGAATCGCTTAGCTCCAAAGAGGAATTGGAGAAAAAAAGGCAAACCAGTCTAAGAAGACTCTATCAGATGTTAATGTATTTAAAAACGGAAAAGTGCAGAAGAGAGTTCGTATACGAATACTTCGGAACCTCTCTTCCAGTTTGCGGAAATTGTGATTATTGCAAAGGTGTATAA
- a CDS encoding response regulator, with product MSLEVLVVDDDFVIIFHHKMMITKSGFHSEPASFANGKDALEFLMEEGSSEKTYLVLLDINMPVMNGWAFLEAAHQLPISKQILVVMVTSSIDARDKEKSSQYPEVIGFAEKPIDFAKLDEFRQYKELKPFFS from the coding sequence ATGAGTTTGGAAGTTTTGGTAGTCGATGACGATTTTGTTATTATTTTTCATCATAAGATGATGATCACCAAAAGCGGATTTCATTCCGAGCCTGCTTCTTTTGCCAACGGCAAAGATGCTTTGGAATTTCTTATGGAAGAGGGTTCATCGGAGAAAACCTATCTTGTGTTATTGGATATCAACATGCCCGTTATGAACGGATGGGCGTTTTTGGAAGCAGCCCATCAGCTTCCTATTTCCAAACAAATCTTGGTTGTTATGGTAACCTCCAGTATCGATGCCAGGGACAAGGAAAAATCCAGTCAATATCCCGAGGTGATCGGGTTTGCGGAAAAACCGATCGATTTTGCAAAACTGGACGAATTTAGACAATACAAAGAACTGAAACCGTTCTTTAGTTAA